A single Osmerus mordax isolate fOsmMor3 chromosome 7, fOsmMor3.pri, whole genome shotgun sequence DNA region contains:
- the magixa gene encoding membrane-associated guanylate kinase, WW and PDZ domain-containing protein 3, translated as MSKATVKKLHWRSKVQESFVPLGGGSGELGVAIGGGADYGEFPFVTAAPGGGATVGDVILEIGGTPVLGMTLGDVRGVLNSCPHPIRIKTVSPGSTLCKDLRLYLSKCFTPGSMDSQLQQVIRENLYLRAVPCTTRQPRDGEISGVDYNFVSIEEFFSLEESGALLESGKFKGNYYGTPRPVHIGPESPPITYQEHRNLLRNFRTRSKSLSNLEKAVEEGENSEEDSGLSAGSVGAGSAPPTALPLSQSWESGVRDGSGAENGASGTLSRAGSTRAGSTRGGALPQNWELAFSDSGEPYYIDHNSKTTSWLDPRAQSKEIVSKTELPEFTDQPAELKGYSIHTRLSKGPRGFGFNIVGGSRPREFLQVYSVTPGGPPALNTADLLVYINDNCVLGLSHKEVVEMLKSVPMGHSVDVVLRRGYPMLYNPDGCPKKPPDPPSASASSSEPSTPAEAPHPPGLANLNRALPIHHQHNANYFRGGGASGLDANGNAALAPPSYAPLTNGLPGPGPGSSHSRGVPPPPPPERSSASQSDSDGASVGGSHSRSSLIRYNSSTLPAQSSKSSESDLSTIALPISKLPLSQPETGSSTPPGGPCQRPPMPQTSLALSPPTEVPPCGFNGCPANNHPPRGNSSTLPSPGSSSGAGAGAGAGPGVGPGPGELVPIALGRSEGGGMGFNMTAGGPGGQLALVKRVWDRRQCPSLQPGDTIVKINGADVQGLSFTQVQRVLQDHTKQGDVVLLVYRGGSHSLVSPNLYKSPSSPPGPPGPSGHASSDMPSSASDALLPPHPHPNPNLHPPGSLAPPTPAADPPSLVQSTSFLDSVPVTLTLEPRDWQGVEESAGGPPPARSSSLGAVAKGQVDSRGGPKPLEVELRRRPGEGFGFVIASQDVANGASSMLSHRFVTVRRGSPAARSGHIQPGDQLEAVEGRSVVTLPHRDLAQILRRAGNTLRLTIIPRSHTNPSSVSEAAELDPDGRVRKGHRGKPKESKFYSVDLERGPTGFGFSLRGGSEYNMGLYVLGLMEGGPASRSHKIQVSDQLVEINGDSTVGMTHSQAVEQIRRGGHRIHLVLKKGNGYVPDYDHESGAVASSPSSHPEESGVDPDGKAGERGRVSGQEEMEAGPDPQRWNPEADAAASVENAGISGQRTNQKALFSFLMPLEVDQSDAESLASLSEVSMSAASIAGLGEWHDPWSTSSWQPPHAPGPWLKPSQQKLSQVLQGSHPIGRQGGLCL; from the exons ATGTCTAAGGCCACGGTGAAGAAGCTGCACTGGCGCTCCAAGGTGCAGGAGAGCTTCGTGCCGCTGGGCGGCGGCTCGGGGGAGCTGGGCGTGGCCATCGGAGGCGGTGCTGACTACGGAGAGTTTCCATTTGTCACAGCAGCACCGGGGGGAGGGGCTACGGTTGGCGACGTCATCTTGGAGATCGGGGGCACGCCTGTCCTGGGGATGACCCTGGGAGACGTGAGAGGGGTCCTCAACTCCTGCCCGCACCCCATCCGCATCAAAACTGTCTCTCCAG GTTCCACGCTGTGTAAGGACCTGAGGTTGTATCTCAGTAAGTGCTTCACTCCTGGCTCCATGGACAGCCAGCTGCAGCAGGTCATCAGGGAGAATCTGTACCTGCGCGCCGTGCCCT GTACGACGCGGCAGCCCCGTGATGGAGAGATCTCTGGGGTGGACTACAACTTTGTCTCCATCGAGGAGTTCTTCTCCCTGGAGGAGTCTGGAGCCTTGCTGGAGAGCGGCAAGTTCAAGG GGAACTACTATGGTACACCACGACCAGTCCACATTGGCCCAGAGAGCCCACCAATCACGTACCAGGAGCACCGCAACCTGCTCCGGAACTTTAGAACACGCAGCAAGTCTCTTAGCAACCTGGAGAAGGCTGTGGAAGAAGGGGAAAACAGTGAGGAGGACTCTGGCCTCTCAG CGGGCTCGGTGGGAGCTGGCAGTGCGCCCCCTACTGCCCTGCCCCTCAGCCAGTCATGGGAGTCGGGGGTCAGGGACGGCAGCGGGGCGGAAAACGGAGCCAGCGGCACGCTCAGCAGGGCGGGCAGCACCAGGGCGGGCAGCACCAGGGGGGGGGCGCTGCCCCAGAACTGGGAGCTCGCCTTCAGCGACTCAGGAGAACCATACTACATTGA TCACAACTCCAAGACCACCAGCTGGTTGGATCCCAGGGCTCAGAGCAAAGAGATCGTCAGCAAGACAGAGT tgccTGAGTTTACAGACCAGCCAGCAGAACTTAAGGGCTATTCCATCCACACGCGTCTGTCTAAGGGCCCTCGAGGGTTTGGCTTCAACATCGTAGGAGGCAGCCGGCCCAGGGAGTTCTTACAGGTGTACAGTGTTACACCAGGAGGACCCCCCGCACTCAACACAG CTGATCTCCTGGTCTACATCAACGACAACTGCGTCCTGGGTCTGTCCCacaaggaggtggtggagatgcTCAAGTCCGTCCCCATGGGCCACAGCGTGGACGTGGTGCTTAGGCGGGGCTACCCCATGCTCTACAACCCAGACGGCTGCCCTAAAaagccccccgaccccccctcagcctcggcctcctcctccgagccctccacccccgccgaggccccccacccccccggctTGGCTAACCTCAACCGCGCCCTCCCAATTCACCACCAACACAACGCCAACTAtttcagagggggaggagcctctgGGCTGGATGCCAATGGGAATGCGGCCTTGGCCCCTCCCTCTTATGCTCCTCTGACCAATGGGCTTCCTGGGCCTGGCCCAGGCTCCTCCCACAGCAGGggtgtgcccccccctcctccaccagaaaGGTCTTCAGCCAGTCAGAGTGATTCTGATGGGGCCTCAGTGGGTGGCAGTCACAGCAG GTCGTCTCTGATTCGCTATAACAGCAGCACTCTCCCTGCCCAGAGCTCCAAGTCGTCAGAGAGTGACCTCTCCACCATCGCCCTGCCCATCTCCAAActccccctgtcccagcctgAGACTGGCAGCTCCACGCCCCCCGGGGGTCCCTGCCAGCGACCCCCTATGCCCCAAACCTCCCTCGCTCTCAGCCCCCCCACTGAGGTGCCCCCATGTGGCTTTAACGGTTGCCCTGCCAACAACCACCCTCCCAGGGGGAACTCCAgcaccctgccctccccaggGTCCAGCTCTGGTgccggggccggggccggggccgggcCTGGGGtcgggcctgggcctggggagcTGGTGCCCATAGCTTTGGGCAGGAGCGAGGGCGGGGGGATGGGCTTCAACATGACagcaggggggccgggggggcagcTGGCCCTGGTGAAGAGGGTGTGGGACAGGAGGCAGtgcccctccctgcagccaGGGGACACCATCGTCAAGATCAACGGAGCGGACGTCCAGGGCCTCAGCTTCACCCAG GTCCAGAGAGTTCTGCAGGACCACACCAAGCAGGGAGACGTGGTGCTGCTGGTCtacagagggg gATCCCACTCGCTTGTCTCCCCCAACCTCTACaaatccccctcttccccccctggcccccctggcccaTCAGGCCACGCCTCCTCCGACATGCCTTCCTCAGCCTCAGATGCCTtgctgcccccccaccctcaccctaatCCCAACCTCCACCCCCCGGGGAGCctggcccctcccaccccgGCCGCAGATCCCCCCTCCCTTGTCCAGAGCACCAGCTTCCTGGACTCTGTCCCTGTTACCCTGACGCTGGAGCCCAGGGActggcagggggtggaggagagtgcCGGGGGTCCCCCCCCCGCCAGGAGCTCGTCCCTGGGGGCCGTGGCTAAAGGACAGGTGGACAGCCGAGGAGGGCCGAAGCCCCTGGAGGTGGAGCTCAGGAGACGACCTGGGGAGGGCTTCGGATTCGTCATTGCCTCTCAAGACGTGGCCAATGGTG CCTCATCCATGCTGTCTCACCGCTTTGTGACGGTGCGCCGGGGCAGCCCTGCGGCCCGGAGCGGCCACATCCAGCCAGGGGACCAgctggaggctgtggaggggCGCTCCGTGGTCACGCTGCCTCACCGAGACCTCGCCCAGATCCTCCGCCGAGCGGGAAACACACTCCGCCTCACCATCATCCCCCGGTCACACACCA ACCCCTCCAGTGTGTCAGAAGCTGCAGAGCTGGACCCTGATGGCAGGGTCAGGAAAGGTCACAGGGGCAAGCCAAAG GAGTCTAAATTCTATAGCGTGGATCTGGAGCGTGGGCCCACTGGTTTTGGTTTCTCCCTGAGGGGGGGCAGTGAGTACAACATGGGGCTCTACGTGCTGGGCCTTATGGAGGGGGGGCCTGCCTCGCGCTCACACAAGAtccag GTGAGTGACCAGCTGGTGGAGATCAATGGGGACAGTACGGTGGGGATGACCCACAGCCAGGCGGTGGAGCAGATACGCAGGGGGGGGCACCGCATCCACCTGGTCCTCAAGAAGGGCAACGGTTACGTCCCTGACTacg acCATGAGTCCGGGGCCgtcgcctcctccccctcctcccacccagaGGAGTCGGGTGTGGATCCA GATGGGAAAGCAGGCGAAAGGGGCAGGGTGAGtggacaggaggagatggaggcagggCCTGACCCTCAGAGGTGGAACCCAGAGGCGGATGCTGCTGCATCAGTGGAGAATGCTGGAATTTCTGGACAGAGAACCAATCAGAAAGCTCTGTTCTCCTTCCTCATGCCTTTGGAGGTGGATCAATCCGACGCAGAGTCCCTGGCCAGCCTATCAGAGGTCAGCATGTCTGCGGCGAGCATCGCAGGGTTAGGGGAGTGGCACGACCCCTGGAGTACCTCGTCATGGCAACCCCCACATGCACCCGGACCCTGGCTAAAGCCCAGCCAGCAGAAACTGTCTCAGGTCCTACAGGGGAGCCATCCGATTGGCCGACAGGGAGGACTCTGTCTCTAA